The following is a genomic window from Marinobacter sp. NP-4(2019).
CCGTCAACTGGGCCACGGTGGAGTTCTGGCGGCGCCAGGGCATCAGCCGCGTGATCCTGTCACGGGAACTGGCCCTCAACGAGATCCGTGAAATCCGCGAGAGAGTGCCGCAAATGGAACTGGAGGTATTCGTCCACGGCGCACTGTGCATGGCCTATTCCGGCCGCTGCCTGCTGTCGGGTTACATGAACCACCGCGACGCCAACCAGGGCGCCTGCACGAACGCCTGCCGCTGGGACTACAAGGAAGTGCAACACACCCATGACCACACCGGCGACCTGATTGCCACCTCCGCCACCAACGGCGCTCAGGAAGTAGAGCCAAAAGAAATCCTGCTGGAAGAACCCAACCGCCCCGGCAGTTTCATCCCCGCTTACGAGGATGAGCACGGCACCTACATCATGAACTCCAAAGACCTGCGCGCTGTCCAGCACGTAGCGGAACTGGCAAAGATGGGGGTGCACTCCCTGAAAATCGAAGGCCGCACCAAAAGCACCTACTACGTCGCCCGCACCACCCAGGTCTACCGCCGTGCCATCGACGAAGCCGTGAATGGCAAGCCGTTCGACATGAGCCTGATGAACGAACTCGAAGCCCTCTCCAACCGCGGCTACACCGAAGGCTTCCTGCGCCGCCACCTGCCGCGGGAATACCAGACCTATGAACAGGGCTCCTCGTTCCTCGGCACCCAACAGGTTGTCGGAACCATCGCCGACACCGACGACCGATGGCTGACCATCGACGTCAAAAACAAATTCGCCCCGGGCGATCAACTGGAACTGGTTACACCTGCGGGCAACATTCGTTTCTCTGCCGATGCGATGGAAAACCGGAATGGCGAGGCTATGAGCCACGCCCCAGGCAGCGGTCATTTCGTTCGAATTCCCAGACCTGAGGCACTGCCGGCATCGCTTGATCACAGCTACCTCACCCGAATCCTGCCCACCGGAGAATAGCAATTAGTCTGAGGCGTCGGGCGGGGCTGCCTCCCAAAACCCTGTCTTGCCAGGGATGGCAAGACGGAGCCCCCATGGATGGGTTCACGGCGTGTTTTGGGAGGCAGACCCGCCCGACGCCCTCCCCCGACCAGTTCAGTCCTGAAAACGACCAGACTATTACCCCGATTGCCACACCCTTAGTGCCCCATGGGCCGATTAAGGTATAATCACCCTGCGTTCAATTTAATACCTGACTATTTTACTCTGGTATTGTATAATCGCTCGCCAGAAGAGGTGGATCCGCCCCTTTTACCCTGCCCCAGAGCGGCAGGCGGGCGAGGAAAATCCGGCATCCAACAACCGATTGCAGGGCGTACTCACAGGATGAGCGACCACTGCAACACCCAAACTGATGACATCCGCCTGTCAGATCCGACAACGTGACTGGCGGCGACACCAAGGGCCACAAGCCCACGATGAGAGAATACGGAGCGACGATCATGGCGACCACCGACCAAGAGGTGAACGAGCTGATCAAACGGGAATACGAACACGGTTTCGTAACAGACATCGAATCCGATACGTTCGAGCCCGGACTGAATGAAGACGTTATCGCCCGCCTTTCCGGGATCAAGAAAGAACCGGAATGGATGCTGGAGTGGCGTCTGAAATCCTATCGTCGCTGGCTGGAAATGGACGAGCCCAACTGGGCTCACGTGGGCTACCCGAAGATCGACTATAACTCGATCTCCTACTATTCCGCGCCCAAGCGCAAGGAAGACATGCCCCAGAGCCTGGACGAAGTGGATCCGGAACTGCTGAAAACCTACGAGAAACTGGGCATTCCGCTGCACGAGCGCGAAAAGCTTGCCGGGGTCGCCGTTGATGCCGTGTTCGACTCGGTATCCGTGGCCACCACCTTCAAGGAGCCACTGGCCAAGGCCGGGGTGATTTTCTGCTCGATTTCCGAAGCCATCCGCGATTATCCGGAGCTGGTTCAGAAATACCTGGGTTCTGTTGTGCCCCACGGTGACAACTTCTTCGCCGGCCTGAACTCCGCCGTATTTTCCGACGGCACCTTCGTCTATGTACCCAAGGGCGTACGTTGCCCCATGGAACTGTCCACCTATTTCCGCATCAATGCGGCCAACACCGGGCAGTTCGAGCGTACCCTGATCATCGCCGACGAAGGCAGCTACGTCAGCTACCTGGAAGGCTGTACCGCTCCCATGCGCGACGAAAACCAGCTGCACGCGGCGGTGGTGGAACTGGTTGCCCTGGACGATGCCCAGATCAAGTACTCCACCGTTCAGAACTGGTATCCCGGCGATGAAAACGGCAAGGGCGGCATCTTCAACTTCGTCACCAAGCGCGGCGCCTGCATTGGCAAGAACTCCAAGATCTCCTGGACCCAGGTCGAAACCGGCTCCGCCGTGACCTGGAAATACCCGAGCTGCGTACTGCGTGGTGACAACAGCGTCGGTGAGTTCTATTCGGTGGCACTGACCCACAACCACCAGCAGGCCGACACCGGTACCAAGATGGTGCATCTGGGCAAAAACACCTCCAGCACCATCATCTCCAAGGGTATTTCCGCCGGTAAAAGCTCCAACGCCTACCGCGGCCTGGTGAAATTCGGCCCCGGCGCAGAAGGCGCCCGCAACTACACCCAGTGTGACTCGCTGCTGATCGGCGACCGCTGCGGTGCCCACACGTTCCCGTACATCGAGAGCAAGAACAAGTCCGCCATTGTTGAACACGAGGCCACCACTTCCAAGGTCAGTGACGAGCAGATGTTCCTCTGCCGCCAGCGTGGCATCGACCCGGAGCAGGCGGTTTCCATGATCGTGAACGGCTTCTGCAAGGAAGTGTTCAAAGAGCTCCCGATGGAATTTGCGGTCGAAGCCGGCAAGCTGCTGGAAGTGAGCCTCGAAGGCTCCGTTGGTTAACAGCGGCCCGCACACCGGCAGATAATCGAATTCATACAGTTTAGAGAAGAGAGAACCCGACAAATGCTCAGTATCAAGAACCTGCACGCCTCCGTTGAGGGCAAGGAAATCCTCAAGGGCATCAACCTGGAAATCAAGGCCGGGGAAGTTCACGCCATCATGGGCCCCAACGGCTCTGGTAAGAGTACCCTGTCCCAGGTGCTGGCAGGTAACGAGGCATTTGAGATCACCAAAGGTGAAATCACCCTGAACGGCGAAAACCTGCTGGACCTGGAAACCGAGGAGCGCGCCCGCGAAGGCATTTTCCTGGCATTCCAGTACCCGGTGGAGATTCCCGGCGTCAGCAATCTGCAGTTCCTGCGTACCGCAGTGAACGCCATGCGTCATCACAAGGGTGAGCCCGAGATGAATGCGGCGGAGTTCATGAAGCTGGCAAAGGAAGTATCCAAGCAGGTCGATTTGGACCCGGCTTTCCTCAAGCGTGGCGTAAACGAAGGCTTCTCCGGCGGCGAGAAAAAGCGTAACGAGATCCTGCAGGCCCTGCTGTTGCAGCCGAAGCTGGCAATTCTGGACGAAACCGATTCCGGTCTCGATATCGACGCCCTTCAGGTTGTTTCCAACGGTGTCAACGCCCTGCGCGCCGAAGACCGGGCCATCCTGATGGTGACCCACTACCAGCGCCTGCTGAACCACATTGTGCCGGATCATGTGCACGTGTTGGCCGGCGGCAAGATTGTCAAGTCCGGTGGTCGTGAACTGGCCCTGGAACTGGAAGAACGCGGTTACGGCTGGCTCGGCATCAAAGATGACGAAGAAGCGGCAGCCAACTCAGTCAATTGAGGGAGAGCGGAATGAAACCAGCACCAACACTTTCCGCCGCGTTCCTTCATCCGGCCGGGCAGTCACTGCCTGAGCCGCTGCTGGCGCTGCGCAAACAACGGGGCACGGCCCTGGTGGACATGCCACTGCCGACCCGCAAAACGGAAAACTGGAAGTACTCCAGCAAGTACCTGAAGCTGACCGACGACATGGCCATTTCACTGCCGGCTGAACACAAAGCCGGCAGCAGCCTGGCGGTGCCTGGTTACAAGGTGTCGTTCCTGAACGGCGTGATGATGCCGGAAGCCAGTGACTACCCGGACCTGGACGGCATCACCATTGAACGCTTTGGCGACCTGGATGACGACGAGGCCGCCAGTCTGGCGGAACGCATGGACAGCACCCTCGACAACAAAGCCGTGCAGATGGCCCGGCTCAACTCCGCCCGTTTCGAGGACGGCCTGCTGATCCGCCTGAAGCCGGATGCCGTGCTGGACCAGCCGTTGTTCATCGTCCATGAAGTCAATGCCGATGCCAGTGGTTCCGCGTATCCGCGCATTTTCGTGGATGCCGGCCGCCACAGCCAGATCACTCTGGTGGAGGAATACATCTCCAGCGGCAGTGAATCCGTCATGGTCAATACGGTCACGGAATTCACCCTGGGAGACGGCGCCAACGTCACCAGCATCCGCCTCAATATGGAAGGCGATAATGTCCAGCACATCGGCGCAACCGGCGTACGCCAGCAACGCAGCTCACGCTTTGAAAGCCACTGTGTCGGCTTTGGTGGCCCGTTGCGCCGGCACGACCTGCAGGTTCGCCTGGAAGGCGAAGGCGCCGAGTGCAAGCTCAATGGCGTGGTCGTAACCCAGGGCAAACAGCATTATGACAACCACACCACCATCGAGCACGTGGCAGCCCACTGCAACAG
Proteins encoded in this region:
- the yegQ gene encoding tRNA 5-hydroxyuridine modification protein YegQ, yielding MNTPELLAPAGTPEHLETAFAYGADAVYAGQPRYSLRVRNNSFRDIAALATGIERAHQLGKQFYLVSNIAPHNDKVRSYLRDLEPVIAHKPDALIMSDPGLIMQVREKWPEQPIHLSVQANAVNWATVEFWRRQGISRVILSRELALNEIREIRERVPQMELEVFVHGALCMAYSGRCLLSGYMNHRDANQGACTNACRWDYKEVQHTHDHTGDLIATSATNGAQEVEPKEILLEEPNRPGSFIPAYEDEHGTYIMNSKDLRAVQHVAELAKMGVHSLKIEGRTKSTYYVARTTQVYRRAIDEAVNGKPFDMSLMNELEALSNRGYTEGFLRRHLPREYQTYEQGSSFLGTQQVVGTIADTDDRWLTIDVKNKFAPGDQLELVTPAGNIRFSADAMENRNGEAMSHAPGSGHFVRIPRPEALPASLDHSYLTRILPTGE
- the sufB gene encoding Fe-S cluster assembly protein SufB, which gives rise to MATTDQEVNELIKREYEHGFVTDIESDTFEPGLNEDVIARLSGIKKEPEWMLEWRLKSYRRWLEMDEPNWAHVGYPKIDYNSISYYSAPKRKEDMPQSLDEVDPELLKTYEKLGIPLHEREKLAGVAVDAVFDSVSVATTFKEPLAKAGVIFCSISEAIRDYPELVQKYLGSVVPHGDNFFAGLNSAVFSDGTFVYVPKGVRCPMELSTYFRINAANTGQFERTLIIADEGSYVSYLEGCTAPMRDENQLHAAVVELVALDDAQIKYSTVQNWYPGDENGKGGIFNFVTKRGACIGKNSKISWTQVETGSAVTWKYPSCVLRGDNSVGEFYSVALTHNHQQADTGTKMVHLGKNTSSTIISKGISAGKSSNAYRGLVKFGPGAEGARNYTQCDSLLIGDRCGAHTFPYIESKNKSAIVEHEATTSKVSDEQMFLCRQRGIDPEQAVSMIVNGFCKEVFKELPMEFAVEAGKLLEVSLEGSVG
- the sufC gene encoding Fe-S cluster assembly ATPase SufC, whose translation is MLSIKNLHASVEGKEILKGINLEIKAGEVHAIMGPNGSGKSTLSQVLAGNEAFEITKGEITLNGENLLDLETEERAREGIFLAFQYPVEIPGVSNLQFLRTAVNAMRHHKGEPEMNAAEFMKLAKEVSKQVDLDPAFLKRGVNEGFSGGEKKRNEILQALLLQPKLAILDETDSGLDIDALQVVSNGVNALRAEDRAILMVTHYQRLLNHIVPDHVHVLAGGKIVKSGGRELALELEERGYGWLGIKDDEEAAANSVN
- the sufD gene encoding Fe-S cluster assembly protein SufD, with amino-acid sequence MKPAPTLSAAFLHPAGQSLPEPLLALRKQRGTALVDMPLPTRKTENWKYSSKYLKLTDDMAISLPAEHKAGSSLAVPGYKVSFLNGVMMPEASDYPDLDGITIERFGDLDDDEAASLAERMDSTLDNKAVQMARLNSARFEDGLLIRLKPDAVLDQPLFIVHEVNADASGSAYPRIFVDAGRHSQITLVEEYISSGSESVMVNTVTEFTLGDGANVTSIRLNMEGDNVQHIGATGVRQQRSSRFESHCVGFGGPLRRHDLQVRLEGEGAECKLNGVVVTQGKQHYDNHTTIEHVAAHCNSEETYRNIAADQSHAVFNGRIHIHQDAQKSNADMNNKNLLLSNGAEIDTKPELEIYADDVKCAHGATIGQLDEVSLFYLVSRGIGRREANVLLTMAFINELVGQIPVEQVRDTAHTRLNQFFDQTFEGA